From Arachis hypogaea cultivar Tifrunner chromosome 3, arahy.Tifrunner.gnm2.J5K5, whole genome shotgun sequence:
AAGAATCGatcatgtttgtttgattttgatagATATATTGGGCGTCCGGCTTCGTTAAAACCCTCCTTAGGTAAAAACCCTTGTTTGGGAAAAAAAACCCCTAATTGGGAAAAAGAGTACCTTCATCCGCGAAATGTACAATTTACGATCTATACAACTTTAACGATGAGATGTTCCAATTTCCAGATACTGAGTCACCTTGTAATGTTTGCATTTGGTAAGCCCCCATTCTGAGAACTTTTGTGATCCGGAATGGTCCTtcccaatttgcggcgagcttacCGTGTGTTGGAGGTTGCCTAGCTTCTTCTGTTAGTCTGAGGACTAGGTCGCCAACATCGAATGTCCTCGGTACCACCTTTTTGTTGTGCCTTCTTTCAACTATCTGCTTCATGGCTATTTGCTTGATAGCAGCGATATCTCAATTTTCCTCGGCGAGATCAAGCTCAACGTTTCTTATGTTGTCATTGTGTTGTTGATTGTATAGCTTAGTTCTTAGGGTAGGAACGCCAACTTCAATTGGAATCATTGCTTCTGATCTGTAGACTAGTTTGAATGGTGTCTCGCCAATGGTAGACTGTATTGTTGTGTTATAGCTCCATAGTATTTCTGGGATCAGTTCTGCCCATTCTCCTTTCGCATCATTGAGCTTTTTTCTCATTGCCTGCAGTATTACTCGGTTAGCAGTCTCAGCCTGCCCATTGATTTGTGGGTGTTCGACCGAGCTAAAACGATGTTGtatgttaaaatttttcaaaaatgatgCCAGTTTGTTATCTGTAAATTATCTATCGTTATCTGATATTATCTCCTTTGGTATTCCAAACcgacatataatattttttcatatgaAAGATCATACCTTCTCAACTGTATTCTTGCTAGTGGCtatgcttctatccattttgagaAGTAATCTattgaaaccaaaaaaattttaccTGTCTTGGTGCTATTGAAAATGAGGATATCGAGCCCCCATCTGTGgaaaggccagcttacctccATATTGTGCATTACCTCGGCGGGCCTCATCGAGATAGCGGCATGCTTTTGACAGTTGTCGCAGGTTTTTACTTTCGTGATGCAGTTCCTCTTCATAGTCGGCCAGTAATATCCTGTTCGGATAATCTTTGCCGCTAGATCTTGTCCTCCTATATAGTTTCCACATACACCTTCGTGGATCTCGTTCATGACTTTATTTGCTTCGTTTCTGCCGAGGCATTTCAGCAATGGATGTGAGAACCCTCGCCTGTACAGTTCTCCTGCGACAGTTGTAAAAAGACTTGCCTTTCGTTTGAAATTTTGAGGGTTAGTCTCGTATCTGGGAATAATACTAGTATTAATATATTCAAGATAGGGTATTCTCCAATCATCTGTGTGAGTGATGCTCATTATGCATAGTGACTCAATGCTGGATTTTTCTAGTGTAAGTTGTGATAGTGCCGATGTTTATGTACTAGCCCTAGTGGTGGCAAGTTTAGATAATATATCTGCTCTAATGTTCTTTTCTCTATGCACATGTAATATGATGAATCTAtcaaattttgaaataagatccTTTGTTATGAGCCAGTACTGCTCTAACaaaggatcttttacctggaattctcctttgatttgttGAACCACCAATAGGGAATCGTAATGTACTGTTAGGTTCTATACTTGGAGGCTGTGGGTGAGCTTGAGTCCTGCTATGAgcgcctcgtattcggcttgattGTTGCTTGCCGATAAATGAAATTGTAGGGATTGTTCGGCTATCACTGTGTCTCTTTATTTTAGTACTATCCTGGCTTCGCTTCCTTCTCGGTTTAATGATCCATCCACATGTAACTCCCAATTTTGGGTGTATTGGTGCTCGTCAGGTGTGAGCTCGGAAATGAAATCTGCTAGGATTTGGGACTTCAAGACTGGCCTTGACTGAAACTGGATATTGAACTCAGAAAGTTTGATAGACCACTTGGTCATCCGACCTGCCAGCTCTGGTTTTGTTAATATTTGCCTCAATGGTTGGTTCGTCCTTACAATTATTGTATGGCTCTGAAAGTAGTGTTTAAGCCTTCTTGCTGTTGTTACCAGTGTTAAGGCCAGCTGCTCTATTCTTGGATATCTCCATTCTGTTGGTTGCATGACTCTGCTGACGAAGTATATTGGCTTTTGTGTTTTTCCTGTCTCAGTGATGAGAACCGAGCTTATAGAATAATTAGAAACAGACAAATATAAGTATAAAGGTTTACTGACTTCTGGACTCTGCAACACGGGTGGCGATGATAAGATGGTTTTGAGTTCGGCGAATGCCGTCTCGCATTCCTTTGtccattcaaattttttattctttgataTCGTCTGGAAAAAGTGGCATGATCGGCTCGACACCGCTGGCAAGAACCGTGACAGGGCCGCTACTCTTCCAGCTAGTTGTTGTACCTTTTTTATCGTTTTCGAACTTGTCATGCGTCACATTTTTCAGGATTTGCTTCGATTCCTTATGAAAGTCAACATAAATCTGAGGAATGCCTCCTTGTACCCCAAAGGCACATTTTTCTGCATTGAGTCTCATGTTGTATGCTCAGATCTGACTGAATATTTCTGTGAGGTCTTCGCGGTGGGATTTCTCTAGTGTGGTCTTGGCGACCATATCGTCCACATAGATTTCAATGTTTCGCCCTATCTGTTGATGGAATACCTTATCCATTAGCCACTGGtatgttgcacctgcattctttagaccaaatggcattactCTATAACAAAAATGTCCATGTTCAGTTATGAAGGCTGTCTTGCTTTGATCTTCTGGATGCATAAGGATCTGGTTGtaaccagaatatgcatccatgaagcttaaACTTTTAAAACCTGATGCATTATCTTCGAGCTTGTCAATACATGGTAGAGGGTAGGCGTCTTTCGGACATGCCTTGTTGAAGTTTGTAAAGttgacgcacatgcgccatttacctgaattttttcttaccattaccacgttAGATAGCCATGTGGTGAAGCAGATTTTTTGATGAAGTCAGCGTGAAGTAACTTCTTAGTTTCCTCTAGAGCCGTCTTTGCTTTCTCTGCTCCgaggtttcttttcttttgtgcTATAGGTCGGATCGTCCTGTCTATTGCTAGCTTGTGGCAAATGATGTATGgatttatgcctggcatgtctgcaagAGTCCAGGCAAATAAGTCGGCATTGGCTTGTAATGTTTGTATGAGCAATCTCTCTGGTCCTTGTAGTGCTTGGCCGATGTAGGTGAATTGTTCTGGGTTTGATGTCAAGGGAACCTTCTGGAGCTCCTCCATTGGCTGAGGTCTTTCTCGGGTGTCCTCCCTAGGGTCGAGTTCTGCTAAGGTCAGTACCTCATTTGTGCTGTGAATTGCTTTGACCTCTTGTTGACATTTTGGTGTTGAATCTGgtgtaatttttgaattttggagtGAGCTTGAATGGTTTCTTCGGCTCTTTATTGTTTGGCGATCTTAGTGATTTGTCTTCCTCCTTTCTAGgttttctttctgtcctctcAACCTCACGTAGCTCTTCGATCTCCATCTGTCCAGCCGCTCTTTTCCGGAACTCTTCCAATGTCTTCGGCTTAGTCACTACAATTGTTTCTCGAAACTTCCCGGGTCAGAGGCCGGCCTTAAGGGCGTGTAATTGACTGCTGGGTCTAGATCTAGTATTTCTATTGTCGCTTCAGCAAACCTGGTCATGTATTCCTTCAAGCTTTCATGTTGTCCTTGTCGGATGGTGCCAAGGTAGTCAGATCCGTGTACGTATATCCTCGAGGCTGCGAAATAGTCAATGAAAGACCTCGCTAACTCTTCAAACGAGGAGACTAATTCTGCAGATAGTTTAGAAAACCAAAGTAATGCAGCACCATCAAGATAAGTAGGAAAATCTCGGCAGAGTATAGGTTCATTGTTAGCGCCGTTAAAAACATCATAGATTGGAATTTTTTAACATGAGCCCGGGGGTCACCAATCCCCTTATATGGCTCCAGTGAAGTGGGTAGTACAAAATTCTTTGGCATCTGAAAGTTGGTGATCTTCTCTGAGAATGGGTTGTCCACAGTCATCTTTTCTTTTGGTGGATTGAGACACAGCGGATCATTGTTGCCTTGAGCGGAGCCTTTGCAGCTTCCTCCCTCCTGTTTCTCAACATTGTTGCGGACGGATATTTCGGCTATCCTCTGGACTTCTGCCTGGAGTTCAGCGATTTGAGTT
This genomic window contains:
- the LOC140183604 gene encoding uncharacterized protein codes for the protein MSITHTDDWRIPYLEYINTSIIPRYETNPQNFKRKASLFTTVAGELYRRGFSHPLLKCLGRNEANKVMNEIHEGVCGNYIGGQDLAAKIIRTGYYWPTMKRNCITKVKTCDNCQKHAAISMRPAEVMHNMEAETANRVILQAMRKKLNDAKGEWAELIPEILWSYNTTIQSTIGETPFKLVYRSEAMIPIEVGVPTLRTKLYNQQHNDNIRNVELDLAEEN